In the Leptospira limi genome, one interval contains:
- a CDS encoding ExbD/TolR family protein, translating to MKFRKTTKSFNNIELAPLIDVISFIVIYFLMNATLEKNTALKVELPRSSSVAKEKQKDELVITVDKQGKIYLDQNSEPVPLEGLTEKINGFLGPEKERDPKKNKVIIRGDGGASYQVVVKVIDAVNAAGVSRFNLAMVKGTTK from the coding sequence ATGAAATTTCGTAAAACGACAAAGTCATTTAATAATATCGAACTTGCACCGCTAATCGATGTAATTTCATTTATCGTAATTTACTTTCTGATGAATGCAACGTTGGAAAAAAATACAGCTTTAAAAGTGGAATTGCCAAGATCTTCCAGTGTTGCAAAAGAAAAACAAAAAGATGAACTAGTCATCACTGTTGACAAACAGGGTAAAATTTATTTGGATCAAAATTCCGAACCGGTTCCTTTAGAAGGACTGACGGAAAAAATCAATGGGTTTTTGGGACCTGAAAAAGAAAGAGATCCAAAGAAAAACAAAGTGATCATTCGCGGAGATGGTGGTGCGTCCTACCAAGTTGTTGTTAAAGTGATTGATGCAGTGAATGCTGCAGGTGTTAGTCGCTTTAACCTAGCAATGGTAAAAGGCACTACTAAGTAA
- a CDS encoding BamA/OMP85 family outer membrane protein: protein MKLRKNLKYLSLFVLSLLLITSAEWVSLWSNRSVFIDKVITKIEFKGNINTSSDDILELMDMRPGIQLSQGLLNADMRALFVSGFFYHIDIQGEADGDGVKILVLVKERPRVKDIDFIGADEVFPSDLRDKIPLKENEVITPKKVTLSKEVILKKYRDEGFFLAYVRFETEPVNPETNTVKVKFIIDEGEEIPVSKINIFGNNEIDTYDIQGIMDLKESGIIESGVFKESAFESDKQKIAAYLKSRGYVDAEISNEGTNWEIRWENPKKKDKRVVIVNFKIIEGEQYFYNGYTTSHDLTIAPNGMPQFLNKENNPIGTPKEEWSPVYPVKFLEDQFEFAPVDVGEVFDETKFQKDRSSINEAYSAKGYLFAQVIPRRKVIELSDGSLSRYENCDKRGSSDAIADCNEEYNRLNVARLRKIYEEDPKLRGKKFIHVDFTIRENNLAFIENIIIKGNKKTQDRVIRRELLFKPGDLFNSSLVNRSRERIFNLGYFKEVNFNMRPGSDETKMNLIIELLEQPTGTVSMGGGYGTITGFSIFTQLGENNLNGTGQQITGRVEFGPIRRYLQISWTEPWFMDKPWSLTLSAFYSSRTLFVGATSITENNNQGIKEVASYERSGVGVSAGIGHRFLINWTHFHRYSPSFFASTRPTSLVSDQVLAEVDRGWQFRSQLTNGLAYDSRDNVFNSTQGFNLIFSVDNVGQYLGGESHFDQFSPILEYYHTWFDYTFFGLIRKNALRRWRVVQQFRTSSVFTFERTPKYRNQDKERIPYIQVQDRLFLGGYESLRGWFFDDKYYPDEWKDGASSRVLFTSELRFPIEPTLLWFVIFFDAGSMYEQINRAVGERKEFFKNYDSLVATQRSTEPVETYLFENYNAYGKKIYDSPLVVNDPGNLVLSSKNLSMSNFRFSWGFGLRIQIPVLPLRLYFAQKIRYTGVEDRPFGLYPDNNSFQFVFGIGDMRF, encoded by the coding sequence TTGAAACTTCGTAAAAATTTAAAATACCTTAGCCTATTTGTATTGTCTTTGCTTTTGATAACATCAGCAGAGTGGGTATCCTTATGGTCTAACCGCTCTGTATTCATCGATAAAGTCATTACAAAAATAGAATTTAAAGGAAACATCAATACATCCTCGGATGATATTTTAGAATTAATGGATATGAGACCTGGGATCCAACTTTCTCAGGGTTTACTCAATGCCGACATGCGCGCATTGTTTGTTTCTGGTTTTTTTTACCACATCGACATCCAAGGCGAAGCTGATGGTGATGGAGTTAAAATCTTAGTCCTAGTAAAAGAACGACCTAGGGTGAAAGATATTGATTTTATAGGTGCAGATGAAGTTTTCCCATCCGACCTCAGAGATAAAATTCCATTGAAGGAAAACGAAGTCATTACTCCGAAGAAAGTGACTCTTTCAAAAGAAGTGATTCTGAAAAAATACCGAGACGAAGGATTTTTTCTAGCCTATGTTCGTTTTGAAACGGAACCAGTGAATCCGGAAACAAACACAGTTAAGGTGAAGTTTATTATTGATGAGGGCGAAGAAATTCCTGTCAGTAAAATCAATATCTTTGGTAATAATGAAATCGATACATACGATATCCAAGGGATCATGGATTTAAAGGAAAGTGGTATCATTGAATCAGGAGTATTCAAAGAATCTGCTTTTGAATCTGATAAACAAAAAATAGCTGCTTATCTAAAATCTAGGGGATATGTAGACGCAGAAATTAGTAATGAAGGTACAAATTGGGAAATCCGTTGGGAAAATCCCAAGAAAAAAGACAAACGTGTTGTTATTGTTAATTTTAAGATAATTGAAGGTGAACAATACTTTTATAACGGTTATACAACGAGTCACGATTTAACGATTGCTCCCAATGGGATGCCACAGTTTTTAAATAAAGAAAATAATCCGATTGGAACGCCCAAAGAAGAGTGGTCTCCAGTTTACCCCGTCAAGTTTTTAGAAGACCAATTTGAATTTGCTCCTGTCGATGTAGGGGAGGTCTTCGATGAAACAAAATTTCAAAAGGATAGATCTTCAATTAACGAAGCTTATTCGGCAAAAGGATATCTATTCGCTCAGGTAATTCCTAGAAGAAAAGTGATAGAGCTTAGTGATGGATCCTTGTCACGATATGAGAATTGCGATAAAAGAGGAAGTTCTGATGCAATCGCTGATTGTAATGAAGAATACAATCGATTGAATGTCGCTAGACTCAGAAAAATATATGAAGAAGATCCGAAGTTACGCGGTAAAAAATTCATTCACGTTGATTTTACGATCCGTGAAAACAATTTAGCATTCATCGAAAATATCATCATTAAGGGAAATAAAAAAACCCAAGACCGAGTAATTCGGCGTGAATTACTTTTTAAGCCAGGTGATTTATTTAACTCATCACTTGTGAACCGTTCTAGGGAAAGGATCTTTAACTTAGGTTATTTTAAAGAAGTAAACTTTAATATGAGACCAGGTTCAGATGAAACAAAAATGAATTTGATCATCGAACTTCTCGAACAACCAACTGGAACTGTCTCAATGGGAGGTGGATACGGAACGATCACTGGATTTTCCATCTTCACGCAGTTAGGTGAAAATAACTTAAATGGAACAGGGCAACAAATCACTGGAAGAGTAGAGTTTGGTCCGATTCGTAGATACTTACAAATTTCTTGGACAGAACCATGGTTTATGGACAAACCTTGGTCTTTAACTCTTTCTGCTTTTTATTCCTCACGTACTCTGTTTGTGGGAGCCACTTCCATTACAGAAAATAACAACCAAGGGATTAAAGAAGTTGCTTCCTATGAAAGATCAGGGGTCGGTGTCAGTGCAGGTATTGGACACAGGTTTCTCATTAACTGGACACATTTCCATCGTTATTCCCCATCATTTTTTGCCTCAACTCGGCCTACATCTCTTGTGTCTGACCAAGTGCTTGCCGAAGTAGATCGCGGATGGCAATTTCGTTCACAGTTAACGAATGGTCTTGCTTACGATAGCCGTGATAACGTTTTTAATTCAACACAAGGTTTTAATTTAATCTTTTCTGTAGACAATGTTGGGCAGTATCTAGGTGGAGAAAGTCATTTTGATCAGTTCAGCCCTATATTAGAATATTATCATACATGGTTTGATTATACTTTTTTTGGTTTAATCCGAAAAAATGCTCTTAGAAGATGGAGAGTTGTTCAACAATTTAGGACTTCTTCCGTATTTACTTTTGAAAGGACTCCTAAATATAGAAACCAAGATAAAGAAAGAATTCCTTACATCCAAGTGCAAGACCGGTTGTTTCTGGGTGGATACGAATCTTTACGTGGATGGTTTTTTGATGATAAATACTACCCTGATGAATGGAAAGATGGTGCTTCCAGTAGGGTATTATTTACTTCTGAATTAAGGTTTCCTATTGAACCAACCTTATTGTGGTTTGTCATCTTTTTTGACGCAGGTTCCATGTATGAGCAGATCAATCGTGCGGTCGGAGAACGAAAGGAATTTTTTAAGAACTATGATAGTTTGGTGGCAACTCAAAGATCTACAGAACCAGTTGAGACGTATTTATTTGAAAATTACAATGCCTATGGTAAAAAAATCTACGATTCTCCACTTGTCGTGAATGATCCAGGGAATTTGGTACTTTCGAGTAAAAACTTATCCATGTCAAATTTTCGATTTTCTTGGGGTTTTGGTCTAAGGATACAAATTCCAGTTCTACCACTACGTTTGTATTTTGCACAAAAGATTCGGTATACTGGTGTTGAAGATAGACCTTTTGGATTGTATCCTGATAATAATAGTTTCCAGTTTGTATTTGGAATTGGGGACATGCGATTCTAA
- a CDS encoding ATP-dependent helicase, translating into MELVGLNAEQKLAVETVDGPLLILAGAGSGKTRVITYRIANLILNHKIYPNQILAVTFTNKAAEEMRSRCRSLLPDGNYEPFVRTFHSLCLYLLRREGKVLGLGSNFTVYDSDMQESLIKEILKSKEMDTKEFRPSSLANQFSQAKDSFLTAEEFAKKKADDAYTKSIASVFLEYEKRKSLRNALDFGDLILKTVILFRDFPIILEKYQRLWKYIMVDEYQDTNKIQYHLVQSLSSFHKNLCVVGDDDQSIYSWRGADISNILNFKKDYPDAVVVKLEENYRSTKTIIESAAALIANNKQRTNKTLRTENPLGDKIKLTAYQNEMEESEGIVQKILSGFRRGKKYSNFAIFYRTNSQSRYFEEALRKKAIPYKIFGGFRFFDRKEVKDLIAYLSVVVNPVDSTSLLRIINSPPRGIGDTTVNRLLTHSVKEGLSLFECLGQPIPEIKKGTSQKLHSLYRMFESAMEDLRKKTPSEIAYDVLEHSGYREFLENEGTEDSFSRLSNLNEFVNALKEFEETNSEATLEEYLSNISLITSEENSKDLPDYVILMTVHNAKGLEFSHVFMTGMEEGTFPHFLSIDSPDGIEEERRLAYVAITRAREHLEISFSRFTRKFGEVDARLPSQFLEEIPKEYLEGEFTENRYGVRRPDVTPRAERFQKSEEKFESVLAKSGGNDFQIGTKVRHKVYGVGRILSLSGSGDNRKVEVRFGSHLDKKFLLAYTPLEIIS; encoded by the coding sequence GTGGAGTTAGTCGGGCTAAATGCAGAGCAAAAACTAGCTGTTGAAACTGTTGATGGACCACTGTTAATTTTGGCAGGTGCAGGTTCAGGCAAAACAAGAGTTATCACATACAGAATTGCAAATTTAATCCTCAATCATAAAATTTATCCAAATCAGATTTTAGCTGTTACATTTACAAATAAAGCTGCAGAGGAAATGCGCTCCAGGTGCAGAAGTTTATTGCCGGATGGAAACTATGAACCCTTTGTTCGTACCTTCCATTCACTTTGTTTGTATCTATTGAGGAGAGAAGGTAAGGTTTTAGGACTTGGGAGTAATTTCACTGTATATGACAGTGATATGCAAGAGTCACTGATCAAAGAAATTTTAAAATCAAAGGAGATGGACACAAAAGAATTTCGTCCATCCAGTCTTGCGAATCAATTTTCACAAGCCAAAGATTCCTTTTTAACAGCGGAAGAATTTGCAAAAAAAAAGGCAGATGATGCTTATACAAAATCGATTGCTTCTGTATTTTTGGAATATGAAAAAAGAAAATCATTACGTAATGCTTTGGACTTTGGTGATTTAATTTTAAAGACTGTGATTTTATTTCGTGATTTCCCAATCATTTTGGAGAAATACCAGAGATTATGGAAATACATCATGGTAGACGAATACCAAGATACCAATAAAATACAATACCATTTGGTTCAGTCACTTTCGTCTTTTCATAAGAACTTATGTGTGGTTGGAGATGATGATCAGTCTATTTATTCCTGGCGTGGTGCTGATATATCGAATATATTAAATTTTAAAAAAGATTATCCCGATGCAGTTGTTGTTAAATTAGAAGAAAATTACCGGTCCACAAAAACCATCATCGAATCCGCAGCTGCCTTAATTGCGAATAACAAACAAAGAACCAATAAAACCTTACGCACTGAAAATCCGTTAGGTGATAAGATTAAGCTCACTGCATACCAAAATGAGATGGAAGAATCGGAAGGTATTGTTCAAAAAATTTTGTCAGGATTCCGAAGGGGAAAAAAGTATTCCAACTTCGCTATATTTTACAGAACCAATTCACAATCCAGATATTTTGAAGAAGCACTTCGGAAAAAAGCAATCCCATATAAAATTTTTGGTGGCTTTCGATTTTTTGACAGAAAAGAAGTAAAAGATTTAATTGCTTATTTGTCTGTGGTAGTGAATCCAGTGGATTCAACTTCTTTACTCCGAATCATCAACTCTCCTCCCAGAGGAATTGGTGATACCACAGTCAATCGACTTCTGACCCATTCCGTAAAAGAAGGTTTATCTTTATTTGAGTGTTTAGGCCAACCAATTCCTGAAATCAAAAAGGGAACCTCACAAAAATTACATTCGTTGTATCGGATGTTTGAATCCGCAATGGAAGATTTGAGAAAAAAAACTCCTTCCGAAATTGCTTACGATGTATTAGAACATTCTGGTTATCGTGAGTTTTTAGAAAATGAAGGGACTGAGGATTCGTTTTCGAGACTTTCCAATTTAAATGAATTTGTCAATGCACTCAAAGAATTTGAAGAAACAAATTCTGAAGCAACCTTAGAAGAATATTTAAGTAATATTTCTCTTATCACAAGTGAAGAAAATTCAAAAGATCTTCCTGATTACGTAATCCTTATGACAGTTCACAATGCAAAAGGATTGGAATTCTCGCATGTTTTTATGACGGGAATGGAAGAGGGAACTTTTCCCCATTTCCTTTCGATTGATTCTCCTGATGGAATCGAAGAAGAGAGAAGACTCGCATACGTTGCGATCACTCGGGCACGCGAACATTTAGAGATTAGTTTTAGTCGTTTTACTCGAAAATTTGGAGAAGTGGATGCTCGGTTACCGTCTCAATTTTTGGAAGAGATTCCAAAAGAATATTTAGAAGGGGAATTTACCGAAAATCGATATGGAGTTAGAAGGCCGGATGTGACACCACGTGCGGAAAGGTTCCAAAAATCAGAAGAAAAATTTGAATCAGTCCTTGCTAAATCAGGAGGCAATGATTTCCAAATCGGAACGAAAGTTAGACATAAAGTATACGGAGTAGGTCGTATATTGAGTTTGTCTGGTTCGGGGGACAACCGAAAGGTAGAAGTGAGATTCGGTTCTCATTTGGATAAAAAATTCTTATTGGCATATACACCATTAGAGATAATATCATGA
- a CDS encoding LIC11625 family surface-exposed protein: MKFLINVMIIVSCSVTLLYSQQSTGLAEEFTKLEDHLRNPKLTEEQKKKNFEANMVSSVRSTLSKRFANPKKELKDLKFQDLQTERPEGTNTFYVKYKNYYFQYQFPVDPETYVTSPIEEIVLEKPEGLDLSSGAHKEEKKN, translated from the coding sequence ATGAAGTTTTTGATTAATGTAATGATAATCGTGAGTTGCAGTGTTACACTTTTATATTCACAACAGAGCACTGGTTTGGCGGAAGAGTTTACCAAATTAGAAGACCATTTGAGAAACCCAAAACTCACAGAAGAACAAAAGAAAAAAAACTTTGAAGCAAATATGGTAAGTTCCGTTCGCAGTACATTATCAAAACGGTTTGCAAATCCAAAAAAAGAATTAAAAGATTTAAAATTCCAAGACTTACAAACAGAACGTCCAGAAGGTACAAATACTTTCTATGTAAAATATAAAAACTATTATTTTCAATACCAGTTCCCTGTGGATCCTGAAACATATGTAACTTCACCAATAGAAGAAATTGTATTAGAGAAACCAGAAGGATTGGATTTAAGTTCTGGTGCACATAAAGAAGAAAAAAAGAATTAG
- a CDS encoding 3'(2'),5'-bisphosphate nucleotidase CysQ, translating to MEEQEFQEVWRWVLSVGDSILSIYKTDFQIRDKGGNDPVTEADLYASEFLYEKISNRFPGHGFLSEEKADTVSRLEKEWVWILDPIDGTREFVKKNDQFALSLGLVRNGEAIWGIIFNPATGEFFSKAKNSFFAKLQAPYATEDNFRTLLVQSGSVLHPLQESNDQTKKPVLIVSASEMREGLFDDSFWHEDFEIRSMGSIAYKLGLLSAGFIDLIVSLKPKNEWDICGGIALLDEENFTFFPLKDKPYSFNQKTTLSFGLVAGKRKSVEYLESKIDFHQLSLKVKERW from the coding sequence ATGGAAGAACAAGAGTTTCAGGAAGTATGGAGGTGGGTTCTATCAGTTGGGGATTCCATCTTAAGTATTTATAAAACTGATTTTCAGATTCGTGATAAAGGTGGTAATGATCCTGTTACTGAAGCGGATTTGTATGCGAGTGAATTTTTGTATGAAAAAATTTCCAATCGATTTCCCGGACATGGGTTTTTGTCTGAGGAAAAAGCGGATACAGTATCTCGTTTAGAAAAGGAATGGGTTTGGATTTTAGATCCAATTGACGGAACTCGTGAATTTGTCAAAAAAAATGACCAGTTTGCACTTAGTTTGGGACTTGTTCGGAATGGTGAAGCAATTTGGGGGATCATCTTTAACCCTGCGACTGGTGAATTTTTCTCGAAGGCAAAAAATAGTTTTTTTGCAAAACTCCAGGCACCATATGCAACAGAAGATAATTTTAGAACCTTACTTGTTCAAAGTGGCTCCGTATTACATCCCTTACAAGAATCAAATGACCAAACTAAAAAGCCTGTATTAATTGTTTCGGCTTCAGAAATGCGAGAGGGTCTTTTTGATGATTCTTTTTGGCATGAAGATTTTGAAATTCGGTCTATGGGAAGTATTGCCTATAAACTTGGTTTATTGTCCGCAGGATTTATCGATTTAATTGTCTCGTTAAAACCAAAAAATGAATGGGATATTTGTGGTGGTATTGCTTTATTAGATGAGGAAAATTTCACTTTTTTTCCATTAAAAGACAAACCTTATTCCTTTAATCAAAAAACCACATTATCTTTTGGGCTTGTTGCAGGAAAAAGAAAATCTGTAGAATATTTGGAAAGTAAAATTGATTTCCACCAACTTTCACTTAAGGTGAAGGAACGATGGTAA
- a CDS encoding glycosyltransferase family 4 protein — protein sequence MVKTYKIGLDARPLSTRVSGVGRLIAETLKAFPNQEKYEFLLFSHLPIHPDHKAVLELKNVRWVEGGGFLKWKGGLYYNLYIPFYLMTHRLDLFWGSQQVLPPFLPRELKAVLTYCDLVLFLYPNTMRWIARLQQRLFQSYSVRRSSFILSISKQTSDDMCKKFDYPVEKTGVAYPGVNPVEMTKLLDSPISNRVKDLGNGYLLSVSTIEPRKNYPFLLEVYREYRKKNPHHYRPWVIVGKIGWESPEFIEELIQERTLYKDIFILDSVSDSELQHVYKRAGLFVFASKYEGFGIPMVEALFHKVPCIVSDIPTFHEIGKKDVCYLPINSNEDAKRWAEAIDSFFQNPTPVNVSIDEFRWENAAKITESVFRSVLEEG from the coding sequence ATGGTAAAAACTTATAAAATTGGATTGGATGCTCGCCCTTTATCCACTAGAGTTTCTGGAGTTGGACGTCTCATTGCAGAAACTTTAAAAGCATTTCCCAATCAGGAGAAATATGAGTTTTTGCTATTCTCACATTTGCCAATTCATCCTGATCATAAAGCAGTCCTTGAGTTAAAAAATGTTAGGTGGGTAGAAGGTGGAGGTTTTTTGAAATGGAAAGGTGGATTGTATTATAATCTCTACATTCCTTTTTATTTAATGACCCATCGATTGGATTTGTTTTGGGGTTCACAACAGGTGTTGCCACCTTTTTTGCCAAGAGAACTTAAGGCAGTTCTCACGTATTGTGATTTGGTTTTGTTTTTATATCCAAATACAATGCGTTGGATTGCGAGATTACAACAAAGATTATTCCAAAGTTATTCCGTTAGGCGATCGAGTTTTATACTATCCATATCCAAACAAACAAGTGATGATATGTGTAAAAAATTTGATTATCCAGTTGAAAAAACTGGAGTTGCTTATCCTGGTGTGAATCCAGTGGAAATGACAAAGTTATTAGACTCACCGATTTCAAACCGAGTGAAAGACTTGGGGAATGGTTATCTCTTGTCTGTTTCCACTATCGAACCAAGGAAAAATTATCCCTTTTTATTAGAAGTATATCGAGAATACAGAAAAAAAAATCCCCACCACTACAGACCATGGGTGATTGTTGGAAAAATCGGATGGGAATCTCCCGAATTCATTGAAGAATTAATCCAAGAACGAACACTCTACAAAGATATTTTTATCTTGGATTCTGTTTCCGATTCAGAATTACAACATGTGTACAAACGAGCAGGACTTTTTGTTTTTGCGAGTAAATATGAAGGATTTGGAATTCCGATGGTGGAAGCTTTATTCCATAAGGTTCCGTGTATTGTTTCTGATATTCCTACCTTCCATGAAATTGGAAAAAAAGATGTTTGTTATTTACCAATCAATTCCAATGAAGATGCAAAACGTTGGGCAGAAGCCATTGATTCATTCTTTCAAAATCCAACTCCTGTGAATGTTTCCATTGATGAATTTCGTTGGGAAAATGCAGCTAAAATTACAGAATCTGTATTTCGATCTGTTTTAGAAGAAGGATAA
- a CDS encoding TlpA family protein disulfide reductase, producing MIPKSKTVFSQLISSRFYFLVFLTFFFCKPDAGKVDFYPDPLPTITGTTETLSDWKGKVIVLDFWATWCEPCAKAVPTINEWKHSVSESDFVFRGINTDTTEPLDKIKKDMIRLKMSYPTLLDKDWKMTDFYKVEGIPCVLVFDRSGKIVYRQYGLEKEDLTGLVIRSHVWSKSDLP from the coding sequence ATGATTCCAAAAAGTAAAACCGTATTCTCCCAATTGATATCTTCCAGATTTTATTTTCTCGTTTTCCTTACTTTCTTTTTTTGTAAACCAGACGCAGGAAAAGTAGATTTTTATCCAGACCCACTTCCAACCATCACTGGAACCACTGAGACTTTGTCAGATTGGAAAGGCAAAGTGATTGTATTGGATTTTTGGGCCACTTGGTGTGAACCATGTGCAAAGGCAGTACCTACGATCAATGAATGGAAACATTCTGTGTCCGAGTCAGATTTTGTTTTTCGCGGGATCAATACGGACACGACGGAACCTCTAGATAAAATTAAAAAAGATATGATTCGATTGAAGATGAGTTATCCCACCTTACTCGATAAAGACTGGAAAATGACAGATTTTTACAAAGTGGAAGGAATACCATGTGTTCTTGTTTTTGATCGTTCCGGAAAAATTGTGTACCGACAGTACGGCTTGGAAAAAGAAGACCTAACAGGGCTTGTCATCCGTTCTCATGTTTGGTCCAAGTCTGATCTGCCATAA
- a CDS encoding AMP-dependent synthetase/ligase, whose translation MPANLPELFQQSAEKFGNRPAFVSKDESKSYKPVTFKEVYDLGINLAEALIDLGVNAKENVALLADNRLEWIVSDYGILMAGAADVPRGTDITDSEIVYILNHCEAKVVFLENDKMLEKFQKNRSQLEFAKTLIVMDKKSTATGVLKMYDLIEKGKELRAKGSKKAEERMKSILPDDLFTIIYTSGTTGMPKGVMLKHSNMLHQTRVILGSMIEIKADERMLSILPVWHVFERVFEYLAIAAGCATYYTNVRDLRDDMKKAKPTFMASAPRLWESIYNGIYTRINDPKQTPAIRRGLFNLAYFFSKHFNAATRFLKGNQVDYVGRNPIVSLFKGVYYLTVAIVLAIPYFLLDLVVLSKIREATGGELKASVSGGGALQRHVDAFFNDIGINVLEGYGMTETSPVISVRTFKRLVQGSVGVITPETELQIRDDLGKVLTHIDANQKLVSGSYGKRGVIHIRGPQVMKGYYKNPETTAKVLKDGWMDTGDIGMFNFKKTLTITGRAKDTVVLLGGENVEPVPIEDKLTESPFISQCMVIGQDQKNLGAIVVPDFEQLTAWAKENGIGETDKQKLVENPKVLDFYKKEIKALNNTKTGFKSFEQVTPFILITKPFEVGDELTNLFKMKRHLITEKYKDKITALYAGD comes from the coding sequence ATGCCAGCCAATTTGCCCGAACTCTTCCAGCAGAGTGCTGAAAAATTTGGGAACCGCCCCGCGTTCGTTAGTAAAGACGAATCGAAGTCCTATAAACCAGTCACCTTCAAAGAAGTGTATGATCTTGGTATCAACTTAGCAGAAGCTCTTATTGATTTAGGTGTGAATGCAAAAGAGAATGTAGCGTTGCTTGCCGATAACCGATTGGAATGGATTGTTTCCGATTATGGTATCCTCATGGCAGGTGCTGCCGATGTTCCACGCGGAACCGATATTACCGATTCCGAAATTGTTTATATTCTCAATCACTGTGAAGCAAAAGTTGTTTTCTTAGAAAATGATAAAATGTTGGAAAAGTTCCAAAAGAACCGTTCCCAACTCGAATTTGCAAAAACACTCATTGTGATGGATAAAAAATCCACAGCAACTGGTGTCTTAAAAATGTATGACCTCATTGAGAAAGGGAAAGAACTGAGAGCCAAAGGTTCCAAAAAAGCAGAAGAAAGAATGAAATCCATTCTTCCGGATGACCTTTTCACAATCATTTATACTTCAGGAACAACAGGAATGCCTAAAGGAGTTATGTTAAAACACAGTAACATGCTCCACCAAACAAGAGTCATTCTTGGTAGTATGATCGAAATCAAAGCCGACGAACGAATGTTATCCATTCTACCAGTATGGCACGTATTTGAACGAGTTTTCGAATACCTTGCGATTGCTGCAGGTTGTGCAACCTATTATACGAATGTTCGCGATCTACGGGATGATATGAAAAAAGCAAAACCAACGTTTATGGCATCTGCGCCTAGACTTTGGGAAAGTATCTATAATGGTATTTATACCAGAATCAATGATCCAAAACAAACTCCTGCAATCCGCAGAGGTTTATTCAATTTGGCATATTTTTTCTCAAAACACTTCAATGCAGCGACTCGTTTTTTGAAAGGAAACCAAGTTGATTACGTTGGACGAAATCCAATTGTTTCTCTTTTTAAAGGTGTTTATTACCTAACAGTTGCTATCGTTTTGGCGATTCCATACTTTTTACTCGATTTAGTGGTCCTTTCGAAAATCCGTGAGGCAACTGGTGGTGAGTTAAAAGCATCTGTTTCTGGTGGTGGTGCTTTACAAAGGCACGTCGATGCATTCTTCAATGATATTGGAATCAACGTATTGGAAGGATATGGAATGACGGAAACTTCTCCAGTGATTTCAGTTCGTACATTCAAACGATTGGTACAAGGTTCCGTAGGGGTGATCACTCCTGAAACGGAATTACAAATCCGCGATGATTTGGGTAAAGTTCTCACTCACATTGATGCCAACCAAAAATTGGTTTCTGGATCTTATGGCAAACGTGGTGTCATCCACATCCGTGGACCACAAGTGATGAAAGGTTACTACAAGAACCCAGAAACCACAGCAAAAGTTCTCAAAGATGGTTGGATGGACACAGGCGACATTGGGATGTTCAATTTCAAAAAAACCCTTACCATTACAGGCCGTGCAAAAGACACAGTGGTTCTTCTTGGTGGTGAAAACGTTGAGCCAGTTCCGATTGAAGACAAACTCACGGAGTCTCCTTTTATCTCGCAGTGTATGGTGATTGGCCAAGACCAAAAGAATTTGGGTGCCATCGTGGTTCCTGATTTTGAACAGTTGACTGCATGGGCAAAGGAAAATGGAATCGGTGAAACTGATAAACAGAAACTCGTTGAAAACCCAAAAGTCCTCGATTTCTACAAAAAAGAAATCAAAGCTCTGAACAATACCAAAACTGGATTTAAGTCCTTTGAACAAGTGACTCCATTCATCCTCATCACAAAACCATTTGAAGTGGGTGATGAATTGACAAACCTGTTCAAAATGAAACGCCACTTAATCACAGAGAAATACAAAGACAAAATCACTGCCCTTTACGCAGGAGATTAA